The Flavivirga eckloniae genomic interval ATTGAAGAAGACAAGCTAGAGCTGGAACGTTCTGCTTACGAATCTCCTGCAACCATCAAATCCTTAGAAATCAAAATTCAAAAAACCGAGCGCAACTTAAAAGAAAAAAAAGCTGATTATTTAATAAAAAAAAGGCAGGCAAATGCTAAAATGGCTATAGCCGGTACTGAGGTTACAAAGAATAAAAAAAGAATAGAAGACCTTATTAAGTTGCAAAAAGAATTCACCATATACTCTGATGATGAGGGTATGGTAACATACGTAAAAGAATGGAACGGTAATAAAAAGAAGGTTGGTTCTACAATCACACCCTGGGAACCAGCAATTGCCAGCTTACCGGACTTATCTAAAATGGAGTCGAAAACCTATAGTAACGAGGTTGATATTAGAAAAATAAAAAAAGGACTTAGTACTAAAATAGGTTTCGATGCTTTCCCAGATATTGAACTCGATGGTGTTGTTACAAGTGTAGCTAATGTTGGAGAAACAAAGCCAGGATCAGATATTAAGCTTTTTCAGGTATTAATCAAACTTAATGGTACCAATAAGAACATAAGGCCGGGAATGACTACATCAAACAAAATATTAATAGACCAACAAAATGATGTTTTAATGGTGCCTTTGGAAGCTATTTTTGCCAAGGATTCTATTAGTTATGCCTATGTAAAATCCGGGTTATCGATCAATAAAAAACAAATCGAATTAGGAGAATCTAACAACGAGGTCGTTATTGTTAAAAAGGGCCTGGAAGAAAATGATATCGTGTATTTAAGTAAACCCGAAGGTTTAGAAGAGAAAAGTATAACGCTATTAGAGTAAAAAATGATAGACAAAATACTTTTAGAAAAACTAAAATCCAATTTTAATGAAGCTTTCTGGTTCATTAAAACCAATAAGATTAGAACTTTTTTAACTGCACTGGGGATTATTTTTGGTGTTGCTTCAGTAATTACCATGCTAGCTATAGGAAAGGGAGCAGAAAAAGAAATACTAGCACAATTAGAACTAGTAGGCGTTAATAATATTGTTATAACGCCCATACCGGATGAAGAAAATGAAGATTCAAAAGGAAATGGTGAAAATGACAACAAAACCGAATCAAAACGATTCTCTAAAGGTCTCGATATCCTTGATGCTACGAGCATTCAAAAACATATTCCCAGCGTAAAACTTGTTAGCCCGGAAATAATTCTGAATACCTATGTAATAAACAACGGTAGGCAAAACCCAGTTAAACTTATAGGCATATCTCCTACTTTTTTAGAAACTTCAAACATCAATCTAGAGAACGGTAAAAGCTTTTCAGACTACCAAATCAAGAATGCATTACCGGTGTGTATTATTGGCAAAAAACTTGAAAAAAAATTGTTTACAGGGGAAAGCGCCTTGGGAAAACAAATTAAAGTAAAAGACGTTTGGTTACAGGTAATTGGAATTATAGAAGAAAAACTAATATCGGAAAAAGCACAGGAAAATTTAGGTATTAGAGATTTAAATAAAGATGTCTATATTCCCATTAATACCTTTCTTATCCGGTATAAAGATCGAAAAATAACACGCAGTACAAAGAGTAGACGGAACAGAAATGAAAATGGCCTCAAAAAAAGAACGCCTAGAGGTAACTATCACCAAATAGATAAGCTAACAGTTCAGGTTAAAAACTCAAACGAACTAAAAGCCACAGCAGAAGTTTTAAGTAAAATGCTTAAACGCAGACATAATGATGTATTGGATTTTGAAATAACAATACCAATTCAACTCTTAAAACAACAGCAAAAAACAAAGCAAATTTTCAATATAGTATTAAGCATTATTGCTGGTATATCATTACTCATTGGAGGTATAGGCATTATGAATATCATGCTGGCCTCTGTACTGGAAAGAACCAAAGAAATAGGAATAATTCGTGCCATTGGCGCCACTCAAGAAGACGTTATATTACAGTTTTTATCAGAGTCTGTTCTGATAAGTGTTGGTGGTGGAATTCTTGGAATTATCCTCGGAATCATTGGGGCTTATATTATCGAAATAGTTTCTGGTATTGAAACCGTTTTATCTATAAACTCAATTATTCTATCATTTTTTATCGCTGTTATGGTCGGTCTTATTTTTGGGATATTTCCAGCAAAAGCAGCCTCCAACAAAAAACCTATTGAAGCCCTAAGATCTGAATAAGTTACATATGAAAAAAATACTCCCTCTAATCCTCTTGTTCCTACCTATACTTTCTTTTTCTCAATCGAAAAATATTACACTTGATGAAGCCATCAAAATTGCGAAAATAAAATCACCAGATTACAAAGTTAACCTGAACAGAAATCAATCGAGTTATTGGCGTTTTAGAAATTACAAAGCTAGTTTTCTTCCCGAACTAAAACTGGATGCTACCTTGCCGGAATATAGAAATTCCATTCGAAGAATAACAAACGATGAAGGTCAGGACGTATTTGTAAACCAAAATCAATTACTATTAGAAGGTGGTTTATCCATCTCTCAAAGTATTCCTTACTCTGGGGGCAAATTATCAATAAGTTCGAACCTGGAACGTGTTGAACTTTTTGGTCTTAATGATAACATCGGATATTCAGTAATTCCTTTTTCCGTAAATTATTTTCAAAATTCTATTTTATACAATCCTTTTAAATGGGATAAAAAAATTGAACCTCTAATTTACGAGGAGTCCAGAAGGGATTTTGTTGAAAATATGGAGCGGATTTCTGTAAATACCTGCCAACGGTATTTTGCATTACTTAAAGCACAAATGCAGCTGGAAATCGCTAAGTTAAATTTATCAAATCAGGATACGTTGTATCAAATAGCAAAAGGTAGATTTAAAATGGGGAAAATTGCAGAAAATGAATTGTTACAAATGGAGTTAACGCTTTTAAACTCTAAAAACACCGTAACTACCAATACGGTAGCACTAAAGAAAACCTCTCAAAATCTGGCTCGGTATTTAGAGCTTGACACCGAAAATTTAGAATTAGATATTCCTAAAGATTTACCACTCTTTGATGTTGATATAGATAAAGCGTTAAGTGAGGCAAAATCAAACAGGAAAGCAGTTATAGAATTTAGAAGAAAACGATTAGAAGCAGAAAAAAATCTGGCTTTTGAAAAGGGAAACAACAGATTAAAGTTAGGCATACGCGCTAATTTTGGAATTTCACAAAATGGTGACGATTTTAATAACCTCTTTAATAATTATAATAAACAACAAAATGTTTCGGTTTCGATTGGTATTCCCATATTCGACTGGGGCGTATCCAAGTCTAAACGCAAAATGGCAGAAGCTAATTTGAGTTTAACTAATAATAACATCAATCAGAATAAACAAGAATTTGAACAAGAGATTTACCTCCATGTATTAAATTGGTCTAATCAACGAGACTTTTTATTTACTTCTGAAAAAGCTAAAGAAGTTGCAAACAAACGATACGATATTTCTCAAAAAAGGTATATGCTCGGAAGAATTACGATAACAGATCTTAATATCGCTTTGCAAGAACGAGATAGAGCTATACTTCAATATTTAAATTCACTTCAGAAATTCTGGCAGGATTACTATATCCTAAGACAACTAACCCTATATGATTTTATAAACAATAAAAAAGTTGAAATAGACGATATTCTATATGATTAATTATTGTTTATTAATTCATATTTTTGACTCATGAGTTTTACCAAAACAACAGAGCAGGATTCCCATTACAACCATCTGGAAAAGATGAGTATTAATGAATTATTGAACAGCATAAACAACGAAGATAAAACAGTGCCCTTAGCTGTTGAAAAAGCGCTTCCTGAAATAGAAAAGTTAATAGAGCAGATCGTCAACAAACTTAAATCAGGAGGTCGGTTGTTTTATATGGGGGCCGGTACTAGTGGTCGTTTAGGGATTCTGGATGCATCAGAGTGTCCGCCAACATTTGGAGTATCACATGACCTTGTGATTGGTCTTATTGCTGGAGGAGATTCTGCTATTAGGAAAGCTGTAGAATTTGCTGAAGACTCACTTACTCAAGGATGGGAAGATCTTAAAGCGTATAATATAAATTCAAACGACGTCGTCGTTGGTATTGCTGCTTCAGGTACCACACCATATGTTATTGCTGCCCTAGAAGCATGTAACAAAAATAATATTGTTACAGGTTGCATTACATGTAATCACAATAGTCCATTATCACAAACAGCACAATTCCCTATAGAAGTTATCGTAGGTCCGGAATTTGTTACCGGTAGTTCCAGAATGAAAGCAGGTACGGCTCAAAAACTAGTGCTTAACATGATAACTACGGCCACAATGATTCAACTTGGTCATGTAAAAGGAAATAAAATGGTAGATATGCAGCTAAGCAATAATAAGCTAGTTGATAGAGGTACCAGAATGATTATGGATGAATTAAAAGTTTCGGAAAAAGAAGCTCAGCAATTACTATCAGAATATGGTAGTGTTCGTTTGGCTGTTAAAAATTATAATAATGGAAACTAAAAAAACAAATAAAGAGATTCTTATAAAAGGACTAAAAATAATGGGGATTTCTTTGGGAGCCATGTTTTTGGGACCAATACTCATCCATATTGCTTTTAGTAATCAAGAAAAGCCATTGTACATCCCTATTCTAATTGTAGCCATTCTAATATGTGGATTAGCTGTTTATTTAGCCTTTAAAGGTCTAAACACCATATTAGATAGTATGTTTAAAAAATAGATTAATATGCAGCCTTTCTGGGTGTAGTTGGGTTATAACCAAAATCGTTATCATCAATTACTACATCTAATCTTTCCAAGATATAATTTATAATAGCATAATGATGTATGGTATGGCTATTAGCTTGAGCTAACAAAGCTGCTAAAGTGTAGGGCATCTCAACTTTACCGAGACCTAAATCATCAATCACAGAAACAGATTTATCAAGATTTCCATCTAGGTTAGCAAGATTATCCATTAAGCTTAGCAAATAGGCTTTAGCCGAATCGCAACATGTTTCAATCTTAGTATCCCTTTTTCTAGCTGTTAAATCTACATTAGCATCCTTCATATTTAAAACACAGTCATAAAAATCCAAAATGTGCCTTAAATGCGAGCCTATACTTGAATTGTAAGGAGGTACAGAAGCATTACTTAGAATAGCATCATCCAAATTGTTTAATAAATACTGAGATTTTTGTAATGTATTAAGCGTAGATCTAATAATAATATTCATGGACACTAAAATAGTTAAATAAACTGTAATAAAGAATATTTTTTCATTAGTCTAAGAAGTATCGTATCCTTACATACGAAATATAGAAATCTTTAAAATGGATTATAACTGGTAATCTATATTCAAATACCCTATTGTTTCCCTTTTATCAAAACCATACAGATATTGTGAGCAGCACTTCTACGACGTGGTATCCTGTTAGAATGAACTGGCCCATTTCCTTCGTAGCCCCTCTTATTCCAAAGAATGGTATAAAAACAAAAGACCCTTCATATTTCTATGAAGGGTCTCCAAAAAAGGCAACGACCTACTCTCCCACAAATGCAGTACCATCGGCGCTAATGGGCTTAACTTCTCTGTTCGGAATGGTAAGAGGTGAGCCCCATCGCTATAACCACCTTAAATTTTAAGTTAAAAGTTTTAAAGTTTACAAGTTGCAGGTTATCCTAACTTTGAACTTTTTTACTTTCTACTTTTAACTGCGCTTCGCGCAATATTTTAACATACTGAAAAAAACACACATGATTCACATTATTACTCATATCGCTTTTTGTTCGCTGAGCGAAGTCGAAGCGTAAAAAAACAGGCGTACAATAAGCCTATGGGTTATTAGTACTACTCGGCTGTGACATTACTGCCTTTACACCTGTAGCCTATCAACGTGGTCATCTCCCACGACCCTTTAAAGAAATCTCATCTTGTGGTGGGTTTCGCGCTTATATGCTTTCAGCGCTTATCCCTTCCAAACGTAGCTACTCAGCAATGCTCCTGGCGGAACAACTGATACACCAGAGGTTTGTCCAACTCGGTCCTCTCGTACTAGAGTCAGATCCACTCAAATTTCTAACGCCCACTGTAGATAGAGACCGAACTGTCTCACGACGTTCTGAACCCAGCTCGCGTGCCACTTTAATGGGCGAACAGCCCAACCCTTGGGACCTTCTCCAGCCCCAGGATGTGACGAGCCGACATCGAGGTGCCAAACCCCCCCGTCGATGTGAGCTCTTGGGGGAGATCAGCCTGTTATCCCCGGCGTACCTTTTATCCTTTGAGCGATGGCCCTTCCATGCGGAACCACCGGATCACTATGCTCTTGTTTCCAACCTGATCGACTTGTAGGTCTCTCAGTCAAGCACCCTTATGCCATTGCACTCTGCGCACGGTTACCAAGCGTGCTGAGGGTACCTTTAGAAGCCTCCGTTACTCTTTTGGAGGCGACCACCCCAGTCAAACTACCCACCAAGCACTGTCCTTTCAGATGAAAGTTAGACTCTAGACAAGCAAAGGGTGGTATTTCAACAATGACTCCACAACGCCTGGCGACGCTGCTTCGAAGTCTCCCACCTATCCTACACATTACTTGTCCAAAACCAATACTAAGCTATAGTAAAGGTGCACGGGGTCTTTTCGTCCCACAGCGGGTAATCGGCATCTTCACCGATACTACAATTTCACCGAGCTCATGGCTGAGACAGTGTCCAGATCGTTGCACCATTCGTGCAGGTCGGAACTTACCCGACAAGGAATTTCGCTACCTTAGGACCGTTATAGTTACGGCCGCCGTTTACTGGGGCTTCATTTGAGATCTTCGCCGAAGCTAAACCCTCCACTTAACCTTCCAGCACCGGGCAGGTGTCAGGCCATATACGTCATCTTTCGATTTAGCATAGCCCTGTGTTTTTGATAAACAGTCGCCTGGACCTTTTCACTGCGGCCCCGCATAAGCGGGGCGACTCTTCTCCCGAAGTTACGAGTCTATTTTGCCTAGTTCCTTAGCCATGAATCTCTCGAGCTCCTTAGAATTCTCATCCCAACCACCTGTGTCGGTTTGGGGTACGGGCTGCTTCACTCGCTTTTCTTGGAAGTCGCTTCTCTGGATTATCACCTTGGCCGAGGCCTCAGTGTACTATCGCCGTGTTGCCACTGGCTTCAACGTGCTATTCCGTCAGCACGCACCAAATATACGCCTCCGTCACTTTTAGCGTGAGCAGGTACAGGAATATTAACCTGTTGTCCATCCACTACCCCTTTCGGGTTCGCGTTAGGTCCCGACTAACCCTCAGCTGATTAGCATAGCTGAGGAAACCTTGGTCTTTCGGAGTGCGGGTTTCTCGCCCGCATTATCGTTACTTATGCCTACATTTTCTTTTGTAGCTTCTCCAGAATGCCTCACGGCAAACCTTCGACGACACTACAATGCTCCCCTACCCATCTTTCGATGCCATAGCTTCGGTAGTATGTTTATGCCCGATTATTATCCATGCCGAACCGCTCGACTAGTGAGCTGTTACGCACTCTTTAAATGAATGGCTGCTTCCAAGCCAACATCCTAGCTGTCAAAGCAGTTCAACCGCGTTATTTCAACTTAACATACATTTGGGGACCTTAGCTGATGGTCTGGGTTCTTTCCCTCTCGGACATGGACCTTAGCACCCATGCCCTCACTGCTGATCAACATTTTATAGCATTCGGAGTTTGTCAGGAATTGGTAGGCGGTGAAGCCCCCGCATCCAATCAGTAGCTCTACCTCTATAAAACTATAAATCAACGCTGCACCTAAATGCATTTCGGGGAGTACGAGCTATTTCCGAGTTTGATTGGCCTTTCACCCCTACCCACAGGTCATCCGAAGACTTTTCAACGTCAACCGGTTCGGTCCTCCACTGTATGTTACTACAGCTTCAACCTGCCCATGGGTAGATCACACGGTTTCGCGTCTACCACTGCTAACTAAAGCGCCCTGTTCAGACTCGCTTTCGCTGCGGATCCGCACCTGAAGTGCTTAACCTTGCTAGCAACGGTAACTCGTAGGCTCATTATGCAAAAGGCACGCCGTCACCCCAATGGGGCTCCGACCGCTTGTAGGCGTATGGTTTCAGGTTCTATTTCACTCCCTTATTCAGGGTTCTTTTCACCTTTCCCTCACGGTACTAGTTCACTATCGGTCTCTCAGGAGTATTTAGCCTTATCGGATGGTCCCGACTGGTTCACACAGGATTACTCGTGTCCCGCGCTACTCAGGATACCACTATCTTATTACGCTTTACTTGTACGGGACTGTCACCCGCTACGGTTCCTCTTTCCAAAGGATTCCAATTCATTGTAATTCGAATATCGTGGTCCTACAACCCCGGTATTGCCGTAACAACACCGGTTTGGGCTGTTCCGCGTTCGCTCGCCACTACTAACGGAATCACTTTTGTTTTCTTCTCCTCCGGGTACTTAGATGTTTCAGTTCTCCGGGTTCGCCTCCTTGCGGATACTATATCTTCAATATAGTGGGTTGCCCCATTCGGACATCTGCGGATCAATTCGTGTGTGCCGATCCCCGCAGCTTTTCGCAGCTTATCACGTCCTTCTTCGCCTCTGAGAGCCTAGGCATTCCCCATACGCCCTTGTTTAGCTTATTGTACTTTTTGCTTTTTTAATGAGTTACTCAATTGATTATTATATATTGATAATTCTCTATTGAATATGACTATTTATATCGCTCGCCGATATAAACAGCCTAATAATTTTTATATCAAGAAATTCTTGATATTTTCATGTATCTTTTTTTCAATATGTCAATGAACGTTATATCCCGGACTTGTTCCGGGATCCCTTTCTGCCGGGCTATAAGCCCAGGTCGAAAGAGGCACCGGAATAGATCCAGTGCTTCGTGGAGAATATCGGAGTCGAACCGATGACCTCTTGCGTGCAAGGCAAGCGCTCTAGCCAGCTGAGCTAATCCCCCTTTTGTGAAATCCAGAATTATGAATTCAGAATTACGAATTTGGAGTGATTTGAATTCTCAACTTCTAAAATTTCCTTTCAATCTTGTATGAACGTTCCCCTCTCAATCTCCCCAAAGGGGAAAAGTATTGCCTCTCGGTTTTTGTCTCCTCCCTTTTGGGGAGGCCGGGAGGGGCTTCTTTTTTCGTAGTCTCAGGCAGACTCCCTTCGACTGCGCTCAGGGTAAACTTCTCGTCTGTCTTTCGACCTCTTTCGTAGTCTCAGGCAGACTCGAACTGCCGACCTCTACATTATCAGTGTAGCGCTCTAACCAGCTGAGCTATGAGACTCTTCGGGTAGGCAGCGTCGGCCTTCAGTTGGCAGTAAATGCTTACTGTAGACTGAGTACTGGTTACTGCTTACTCTTTTTATTCTTTTAAATCAACAGCAATGAGAACAAACTATTCTTTGCAATAGCTCTTTATTTTTTCCTTATCGGTCGTCTTTCTCTAGAAAGGAGGTGTTCCAGCCGCACCTTCCGGTACGGCTACCTTGTTACGACTTAGCCCTAGTTACCGATTTTACCCTAGGCCGCTCCTTGCGGTGACGGACTTCAGGCACTCCCAGCTTCCATGGCTTGACGGGCGGTGTGTACAAGGCCCGGGAACGTATTCACCGCATCATGGCTGATATGCGATTACTAGCGATTCCAGCTTCACGGAGTCGAGTTGCAGACTCCGATCCGAACTGTGATAGGGTTTGTAGATTCGCTCCTTCTCGCGAAGTGGCTGCTCTCTGTCCCTACCATTGTAGCACGTGTGTAGCCCAGGACGTAAGGGCCGTGATGATTTGACGTCATCCCCACCTTCCTCACGGTTTGCACCGGCAGTCTTGTTAGAGTTCCCATCTTTACATGCTGGCAACTAACAACAGGGGTTGCGCTCGTTATAGGACTTAACCTGACACCTCACGGCACGAGCTGACGACAACCATGCAGCACCTTGTAAAGTGTCCGAAGAAAAGTCTATCTCTAGACCTGTCACTCTACATTTAAGCCCTGGTAAGGTTCCTCGCGTATCATCGAATTAAACCACATGCTCCACCGCTTGTGCGGGCCCCCGTCAATTCCTTTGAGTTTCATTCTTGCGAACGTACTCCCCAGGTGGGATACTTATCACTTTCGCTTAGCCACTCAGATAAATCCGAACAGCTAGTATCCATCGTTTACGGCGTGGACTACCAGGGTATCTAATCCTGTTCGCTCCCCACGCTTTCGTCCATCAGTGTCAGTGTACTGTTAGTAATCTGCCTTCGCAATTGGTATTCTATGTAATATCTATGCATTTCACCGCTACACTACATATTCTAACTACTTCACAGTAACTCAAGACGACCAGTATCAAAGGCAATTCTACAGTTGAGCTGCAGGATTTCACCTCTGACTTAATCATCCACCTACGGACCCTTTAAACCCAATGATTCCGGATAACGCTTGGATCCTCCGTATTACCGCGGCTGCTGGCACGGAGTTAGCCGATCCTTATTCTTACAGTACCGTCAAGCCCCGACACGTCGGGGTGTTTCTTCCTGTACAAAAGCAGTTTACAACCCATAGGGCAGTCTTCCTGCACGCGGCATGGCTGGATCAGAGTTGCCTCCATTGTCCAATATTCCTCACTGCTGCCTCCCGTAGGAGTCTGGTCCGTGTCTCAGTACCAGTGTGGGGGATCCCCCTCTCAGGGCCCCTACCTATCGTTGCCATGGTGTGCCGTTACCACACCATCTAGCTAATAGGACGCATACTCATCCCGTACCGTAACCTTTAACTGCGGCCCCAGGCGGGGCTGCAGTACTATGGGGTATTAATCTTCATTTCTAAAGGCTATCCCCCAGTACGGGGCAGATTGTATACGCGTTACGCACCCGTGCGCCGGTCGTCATCTGGTGCAAGCACCAATGTTACCCCTCGACTTGCATGTGTTAGGCCTGCCGCTAGCGTTCATCCTGAGCCA includes:
- a CDS encoding TolC family protein; the encoded protein is MKKILPLILLFLPILSFSQSKNITLDEAIKIAKIKSPDYKVNLNRNQSSYWRFRNYKASFLPELKLDATLPEYRNSIRRITNDEGQDVFVNQNQLLLEGGLSISQSIPYSGGKLSISSNLERVELFGLNDNIGYSVIPFSVNYFQNSILYNPFKWDKKIEPLIYEESRRDFVENMERISVNTCQRYFALLKAQMQLEIAKLNLSNQDTLYQIAKGRFKMGKIAENELLQMELTLLNSKNTVTTNTVALKKTSQNLARYLELDTENLELDIPKDLPLFDVDIDKALSEAKSNRKAVIEFRRKRLEAEKNLAFEKGNNRLKLGIRANFGISQNGDDFNNLFNNYNKQQNVSVSIGIPIFDWGVSKSKRKMAEANLSLTNNNINQNKQEFEQEIYLHVLNWSNQRDFLFTSEKAKEVANKRYDISQKRYMLGRITITDLNIALQERDRAILQYLNSLQKFWQDYYILRQLTLYDFINNKKVEIDDILYD
- a CDS encoding efflux RND transporter periplasmic adaptor subunit, with the translated sequence MNKKKLAYIIGILILIIIGYTYFNSDTDKDVSLTTKVIKGNFLNEVYISGEAQSTSSKKINGPNSARRFNIYQIKIQDLVAEGTVVKKGDYIGKLDASEVNSKLNEAQLNLEKAESRYTQQKLDTTLSLKQERNTIKDLLFNIEEDKLELERSAYESPATIKSLEIKIQKTERNLKEKKADYLIKKRQANAKMAIAGTEVTKNKKRIEDLIKLQKEFTIYSDDEGMVTYVKEWNGNKKKVGSTITPWEPAIASLPDLSKMESKTYSNEVDIRKIKKGLSTKIGFDAFPDIELDGVVTSVANVGETKPGSDIKLFQVLIKLNGTNKNIRPGMTTSNKILIDQQNDVLMVPLEAIFAKDSISYAYVKSGLSINKKQIELGESNNEVVIVKKGLEENDIVYLSKPEGLEEKSITLLE
- a CDS encoding DUF6095 family protein; its protein translation is METKKTNKEILIKGLKIMGISLGAMFLGPILIHIAFSNQEKPLYIPILIVAILICGLAVYLAFKGLNTILDSMFKK
- the murQ gene encoding N-acetylmuramic acid 6-phosphate etherase — translated: MSFTKTTEQDSHYNHLEKMSINELLNSINNEDKTVPLAVEKALPEIEKLIEQIVNKLKSGGRLFYMGAGTSGRLGILDASECPPTFGVSHDLVIGLIAGGDSAIRKAVEFAEDSLTQGWEDLKAYNINSNDVVVGIAASGTTPYVIAALEACNKNNIVTGCITCNHNSPLSQTAQFPIEVIVGPEFVTGSSRMKAGTAQKLVLNMITTATMIQLGHVKGNKMVDMQLSNNKLVDRGTRMIMDELKVSEKEAQQLLSEYGSVRLAVKNYNNGN
- a CDS encoding ABC transporter permease; this translates as MIDKILLEKLKSNFNEAFWFIKTNKIRTFLTALGIIFGVASVITMLAIGKGAEKEILAQLELVGVNNIVITPIPDEENEDSKGNGENDNKTESKRFSKGLDILDATSIQKHIPSVKLVSPEIILNTYVINNGRQNPVKLIGISPTFLETSNINLENGKSFSDYQIKNALPVCIIGKKLEKKLFTGESALGKQIKVKDVWLQVIGIIEEKLISEKAQENLGIRDLNKDVYIPINTFLIRYKDRKITRSTKSRRNRNENGLKKRTPRGNYHQIDKLTVQVKNSNELKATAEVLSKMLKRRHNDVLDFEITIPIQLLKQQQKTKQIFNIVLSIIAGISLLIGGIGIMNIMLASVLERTKEIGIIRAIGATQEDVILQFLSESVLISVGGGILGIILGIIGAYIIEIVSGIETVLSINSIILSFFIAVMVGLIFGIFPAKAASNKKPIEALRSE
- a CDS encoding DinB family protein, with the translated sequence MNIIIRSTLNTLQKSQYLLNNLDDAILSNASVPPYNSSIGSHLRHILDFYDCVLNMKDANVDLTARKRDTKIETCCDSAKAYLLSLMDNLANLDGNLDKSVSVIDDLGLGKVEMPYTLAALLAQANSHTIHHYAIINYILERLDVVIDDNDFGYNPTTPRKAAY